ATTTCTAATTTGCTCTAATTCAGCTTTTTGCTCATCGTGTCGCTTTTCGACATTTTCATTATCTGCAATTTTCTTCGAAAGTTCTTTATTTAGCTCGATAATTTTTTCTTGCAATTTTGCTAGTTCTATGTTCATTGAGTTTTTTTGCTCAGAAAACTCGAATTTTATGTCAGTTAAATTTTGTAACAGATTAGATGTTTTTTCATTTGCAACCTCATTTTCAATCTCACTTTGGATTAAGTCTGAATTCAGTTTTTTGTTTTCGTGCAAAAATGAATCGTAATCTTCCTGACTTACTTTATTTTTTTCAAATCTGTATTTTGCAAAAAACCAAATTGAAATTGCCCCAAATAATATCCCGACAAATATATATAGAAAGTCCATTTTTTTTATTTTAAACTATTGTAGTTTTGAAGATTAGTTGAAAAATTTGTTTATAAACAAATTTTCTTTTTTCTAGCTTTTGCTTTTTCCGACCCATGTTCAATTGCTTTATTCAAATCATTACAAGCTTTGTCGAGATCAGAAATTTCATAATATGCCGCTCCTCTATAAAAAAAAGCATCAGCGGTTTTTTCAAGTTTCAACGATTTAGAAAAATCCTCAATTGCTATTTTATATTCCTTTTTGGAAAGATAAAAAATACCTCTTTGCAAATATGCATTTGAACATTTATCGTTAATTTCAAGCGCTTTGTTGAAATACTGAATTGCCTGAATATCTTTACCAACTTTAGAATACGCTTCGGCACAATTATAATATGCTGCAAAATTTTTTCTATCACGGGCAATCACTTTGGTAAAATCTTTTATTGCCTCTCTGTAATTCTCAACTTTTTTTTGCGAAATTCCTCTTTTTAAAAACAAATCGGCTGTGCGTACCCGAAACTTAGAATAAAGTATATTAAAATCTCCAATTGCCTTTTTGTATTCTCCAATTTCGAAATAAGAATTTGCACGAAATTGAAAAATATTTTTTTCTTCGATTTTGTTTTTTATTACTTCATCGAAATCTGAAATTGCTTTTATGTATTCTTTTTTACGATAAAACAAACTTCCTCTAATTACTTTAATTTTAGCATTTTGTGGCTCGTAAGCTAAAGCTTTAGTCAAATCTGAAATTGCATTGTCTATATTTGAATTTTCCTCAAAAAGTTTTGCTCTATTTATATATACAGAGGCTTTTTTTGTGTTGAGTTCGATTGCTTTGGAGAAATCCTTCATAGCCAAATCGAACCTTTTCAGTTTAAAATACAATTCACCTCTATTTTCGAAAGCAGGTAAATAGTTAGTTTTTAGTTCAATTATTTTATTGAAATCGGCAATTGCTTCATTATTTCTATTCAATTGTACAAAAGTATTTGCTCGATTCAGGTAAGCAGAAAAATAGTCATTTTTGATTTTTATTGCCTTGTTAAAATCAGAAATTGCTTTTTCATTTTCATTTAAAAAATTGTAGCAAACACCCCTATCGTGATACGCTTCGTAATAGTCAGTATGATTTTTTATTACGTAAGAAAAATCTTTAATGGCATTTTCATATTTCTTTTCGTTCATTAAATCAACTCCCCTATCGTAATAGAAATTTACGCTTTGAGCTAAATTAATATTAATTGTAATTGAAAAAAACAAAAGTATATATAGAAATTTTTTCACAATTATTAAACTCACTGATGATAAATAGGGTTTAAAAAAGAGAAAGTGTATTATTCGCCCAGCAAGCCCCTACCGGTTTTTTTGAACTTATTCTCTTTTTTCATCTTTTTAATGATATTGTCTAAAATTCCATTAATGAAATTGCTACTTTTTTTGGTACTGTAAAGTTTCGACAATTCAATGTATTCGTTGAATGAAACACGAATTGGTATTGATTCAAAATCAACAATTTCTGTAATTGCAATTTGAAGTATCAGAATGTCAATAAATGCAATTCTGTCAACTTCCCAATTTTGGGTAAAAGAATTTATTAATTCTCTGTGTTCGTCTTTATAAAAAATTGCACGCCGGAATAATTTTTTTGCAAATTCTTCGTCTTCTTCGTCTCTGAAAAGTGGCAGCAGCTCTGTATATGCCTTATCGTCAG
The Bacteroidota bacterium genome window above contains:
- a CDS encoding tetratricopeptide repeat protein; the protein is MKKFLYILLFFSITININLAQSVNFYYDRGVDLMNEKKYENAIKDFSYVIKNHTDYYEAYHDRGVCYNFLNENEKAISDFNKAIKIKNDYFSAYLNRANTFVQLNRNNEAIADFNKIIELKTNYLPAFENRGELYFKLKRFDLAMKDFSKAIELNTKKASVYINRAKLFEENSNIDNAISDLTKALAYEPQNAKIKVIRGSLFYRKKEYIKAISDFDEVIKNKIEEKNIFQFRANSYFEIGEYKKAIGDFNILYSKFRVRTADLFLKRGISQKKVENYREAIKDFTKVIARDRKNFAAYYNCAEAYSKVGKDIQAIQYFNKALEINDKCSNAYLQRGIFYLSKKEYKIAIEDFSKSLKLEKTADAFFYRGAAYYEISDLDKACNDLNKAIEHGSEKAKARKKKICL